In Meiothermus ruber DSM 1279, the following proteins share a genomic window:
- a CDS encoding MarR family winged helix-turn-helix transcriptional regulator: MNILDEKLDELWRLTTHVVWQMRLDQQKAFEGLGVSLMQAFALMCISEGIDQPSSLAFVMDASPPGVSQLLASLEERGLVRRELDTSDKRKVRILLTDSGKDFLEQMRERWRAFSRERFGRLSPEELSMITQSYRKIIDLSPGKGLASWEHEQEMDYE; this comes from the coding sequence ATGAATATTTTGGATGAAAAGCTGGATGAGCTGTGGCGGCTGACCACCCACGTGGTGTGGCAGATGCGGCTTGACCAGCAGAAAGCCTTTGAAGGGCTGGGGGTTTCGCTGATGCAGGCCTTTGCCCTGATGTGCATCTCGGAGGGGATCGATCAGCCCTCGAGCCTGGCCTTTGTGATGGACGCCTCCCCGCCAGGGGTGTCCCAGCTTTTAGCGAGCCTGGAGGAGCGCGGTCTGGTGCGGCGTGAGCTGGATACCAGCGACAAGCGCAAGGTGCGCATTCTGCTGACCGATTCTGGGAAAGATTTCCTTGAGCAGATGCGCGAGCGCTGGCGGGCGTTCTCGCGTGAGCGATTTGGGCGGCTCAGCCCGGAGGAGCTTTCCATGATCACCCAAAGCTACCGCAAGATCATCGATCTGAGCCCAGGCAAGGGCCTGGCTTCCTGGGAGCATGAACAGGAGATGGACTATGAGTAA
- a CDS encoding TolC family protein, which yields MSNPSGRKRRLLLAFMGVALVGVSPGWAQGFFAPLENHPTLLQARLGLEAAQAQLRATLSPVSFQLQGGLSFFEVTPPPGAPTCPNPLNPQCVVLPTDGRQVTLGLTFTPFPFGDVSDAANQAALGVEQATLGLRQARTQLEAQAVEAALRVRLAESGLEVARLGVRLAQASLEAARLRERRGAASQSEVRQAEASLRQAALQLSDAERNLALARQSLSDLIGQESATPPRLAVPSGGVPPQVRQAELQLINAQIAYDRAVRGVLPVVQGSYTRNTSDSDALTLSINSRTLQPSLSYTNQVPGRSAPQDRIVGTLQIGLSANIAFGVVDALEAAQKQVEAARQAVEAARRNSKLQEDLLRASLETAEQNLANALQARTDAERSLAEARERERLGLSSPLASLQAELALAQARLGVEQAELNRTQRILDIYRFYALPLSEVNR from the coding sequence ATGAGTAACCCCTCGGGCCGGAAACGAAGGCTTCTGCTGGCCTTTATGGGGGTGGCATTGGTGGGGGTGAGCCCCGGATGGGCGCAGGGGTTTTTTGCGCCGCTGGAAAACCACCCCACGCTGTTGCAGGCCCGCCTGGGCCTCGAGGCGGCCCAGGCCCAGCTCCGGGCCACCCTGAGCCCGGTGAGCTTCCAGCTTCAGGGCGGGCTCTCGTTTTTTGAGGTGACACCACCCCCCGGCGCCCCCACCTGCCCCAACCCCCTCAACCCGCAGTGCGTTGTTCTGCCCACCGATGGCCGGCAGGTTACCCTGGGCCTGACCTTCACCCCATTCCCTTTCGGCGATGTGTCGGATGCCGCTAACCAGGCGGCCCTGGGGGTTGAGCAGGCAACCCTGGGGTTGCGCCAGGCCCGTACCCAGCTCGAGGCCCAGGCGGTGGAGGCCGCGTTGCGGGTGCGGCTGGCTGAGTCGGGCCTCGAGGTCGCCCGGCTGGGTGTGCGGCTGGCCCAGGCCAGCCTCGAGGCCGCCCGGCTGCGCGAGCGCCGGGGGGCGGCCAGCCAGAGCGAGGTGCGCCAGGCCGAGGCCAGCCTGCGGCAGGCGGCCCTTCAGTTGTCCGACGCCGAGCGCAACCTGGCCCTGGCCCGGCAAAGCCTCTCCGACCTGATCGGCCAGGAGAGCGCCACCCCACCCCGGCTGGCTGTGCCCAGCGGCGGCGTTCCGCCCCAGGTTCGGCAGGCCGAGCTGCAACTCATCAATGCCCAGATCGCCTACGACCGGGCCGTGCGGGGGGTGCTGCCGGTGGTGCAGGGCAGTTACACCCGCAACACCTCCGACAGCGATGCGCTGACCCTCTCGATTAACTCCCGCACCCTGCAACCTTCGCTTAGCTACACCAACCAGGTGCCGGGGCGCAGCGCCCCACAGGATCGAATTGTGGGAACCCTGCAGATTGGGCTCTCGGCCAACATCGCTTTTGGGGTGGTGGATGCCCTCGAGGCTGCGCAAAAGCAGGTGGAGGCAGCCCGGCAGGCGGTGGAGGCGGCCCGCCGCAACAGCAAACTGCAGGAAGATTTGTTGCGGGCTTCGCTGGAGACCGCCGAGCAAAACCTGGCCAACGCCCTGCAGGCCCGCACCGATGCTGAACGCAGCCTGGCCGAAGCCCGCGAGCGCGAGCGGCTGGGTCTGTCCAGCCCGCTGGCCTCGTTGCAGGCCGAGCTGGCCCTGGCCCAGGCCCGGCTGGGGGTCGAGCAGGCCGAGTTGAACCGCACCCAGCGCATTTTAGATATTTACCGTTTTTATGCCCTGCCCCTTAGCGAGGTGAACCGATGA
- a CDS encoding TolC family protein, giving the protein MKMAVATRFVTPLTLLLSLALAQAQSLSLEAALTKATAQAPVIAAKAELDDANTNLQRVLSDPLLTRPSRVQAEQRAALAQASYERAVVQAQSSIVGAYAQVLEAQVQVRLAQKALEVAARGVEVAQIRQRNGSGTVLDVRNAQNRLEEARSNLSRAENGLALAQASLRSLVGAFEALAPLPNPPAMPEAGVVQGLLNKNPDVLQARQRAELAQLQVELLDPSYAAQADIEAAKARAEQAAAGAREIERGLALQYDSLFQNLQAAARALSVQQAALANARETLANDKKRLDAGLISQVAYLQTELSFIQAELAAQQALGNYWRAYYSLLAGGR; this is encoded by the coding sequence ATGAAAATGGCCGTTGCCACCCGTTTTGTTACACCGCTGACCCTACTCTTGTCCCTAGCCCTGGCCCAGGCCCAGAGCCTGAGTCTCGAGGCGGCGCTGACTAAAGCCACCGCGCAGGCCCCGGTGATAGCCGCCAAGGCCGAGCTGGACGATGCCAACACCAACCTGCAAAGGGTGCTGTCTGATCCTTTGCTAACCCGCCCCAGCCGCGTGCAGGCTGAACAGCGCGCAGCTCTGGCCCAGGCCAGCTACGAGCGCGCGGTGGTTCAGGCCCAGAGCAGCATTGTGGGGGCCTACGCCCAGGTGCTCGAGGCCCAGGTACAGGTGCGTCTGGCCCAGAAAGCCCTCGAGGTCGCGGCCCGCGGTGTGGAGGTGGCCCAGATTCGCCAGCGCAATGGTTCTGGAACGGTGCTGGATGTGCGCAACGCGCAGAACCGCCTGGAAGAGGCCCGCAGCAACCTTAGCCGGGCTGAGAATGGCCTGGCCTTGGCCCAGGCCTCGCTGCGCAGCCTGGTGGGGGCTTTTGAGGCGCTGGCCCCCCTGCCCAACCCCCCGGCCATGCCAGAGGCGGGTGTGGTACAGGGGCTTCTGAATAAGAACCCCGATGTGCTACAGGCCCGCCAGCGGGCCGAACTGGCCCAGCTTCAGGTTGAACTGCTTGACCCCAGCTATGCAGCCCAGGCCGATATCGAGGCGGCCAAAGCGCGGGCCGAACAGGCAGCGGCTGGCGCCCGGGAGATTGAACGCGGCCTGGCCCTGCAGTACGACTCGCTCTTCCAGAACCTTCAGGCGGCCGCCAGGGCCCTCTCGGTGCAGCAAGCTGCTCTAGCCAACGCCCGTGAAACCCTTGCCAACGATAAAAAGCGCCTGGATGCGGGCCTGATCAGCCAGGTGGCTTACCTGCAGACCGAGCTGTCTTTCATCCAGGCCGAGCTGGCCGCCCAGCAAGCCCTGGGGAATTACTGGCGGGCCTACTACAGCCTGCTGGCCGGAGGTCGCTAA
- a CDS encoding efflux RND transporter periplasmic adaptor subunit, whose translation MGRPGNKIWLWLGVVALLLAGCGPRRAANSESPTSAEEAVARSVKVRVVQPARGVLSTVRTTGAILSPARESQVGATASGKVLEVAVSEGSQVAQGQVVLRLDPANAQIALRNAELALQQAQVNLERAQRSTAGSLAPLQASLESAQANLQVAERRYREGQQLFQAGAIAQVELTGLEAAYNQAKAAFDNARENLARAQRASSEDLALLRLQVQQAQNQLSQARRAVADTEVKAPFAGVVAEIFVNPGEFVSVGQRVFRLADTSRLEASFRLPPEEAASLPMGRKVELIYGGRSYPATLIKSSEVPGTDRLVELTAQVEGDLPPGASAQVRYTLNLAQGNLLPAGALRTEGRSTYVFVVQEGKAVRTPVRVLGDTGAQVAVDGLGSQPVIFPVPSSLSDGDAVEVVQ comes from the coding sequence ATGGGTCGGCCTGGCAACAAGATCTGGTTGTGGTTGGGGGTGGTCGCGCTCTTGCTGGCCGGTTGCGGGCCGCGCCGGGCAGCGAATAGCGAAAGCCCTACCTCTGCTGAGGAAGCGGTGGCCCGCAGCGTCAAGGTGCGGGTGGTGCAGCCGGCGCGTGGGGTGCTCAGCACGGTGCGCACAACCGGGGCTATTCTTTCCCCAGCCCGCGAGAGCCAGGTGGGGGCGACGGCCTCGGGTAAAGTTTTGGAGGTAGCGGTAAGCGAGGGCAGCCAGGTGGCCCAGGGCCAGGTGGTTCTGCGCCTTGACCCAGCCAACGCCCAGATCGCGCTGCGCAACGCCGAGCTGGCTTTGCAGCAGGCCCAGGTGAACCTCGAGCGGGCCCAGCGCTCGACCGCGGGCTCCCTGGCCCCCCTGCAGGCCAGCCTGGAATCGGCCCAGGCCAACCTTCAGGTGGCCGAGCGGCGCTACCGGGAAGGCCAGCAACTCTTCCAGGCCGGGGCCATTGCCCAGGTGGAGCTGACCGGCCTCGAGGCCGCCTACAACCAGGCCAAGGCCGCCTTCGACAACGCCCGCGAGAACCTGGCCCGCGCCCAGCGGGCCTCCAGCGAAGACCTGGCCTTGCTGCGGCTGCAGGTGCAACAGGCCCAGAACCAGCTCAGCCAGGCCCGGCGGGCCGTGGCCGATACCGAGGTAAAGGCCCCTTTTGCCGGTGTGGTGGCGGAAATTTTTGTGAACCCCGGTGAGTTTGTGAGTGTGGGGCAGCGGGTTTTCAGGCTGGCCGATACCTCGAGGCTCGAGGCCAGCTTCCGCCTGCCCCCGGAGGAGGCCGCCAGCCTACCGATGGGTCGTAAGGTCGAACTGATCTATGGGGGGCGCAGCTACCCCGCCACCCTGATTAAAAGCAGCGAGGTGCCCGGCACCGACCGGCTCGTCGAGCTGACCGCGCAGGTGGAGGGCGACCTGCCCCCCGGTGCCAGCGCACAGGTGCGGTATACCCTCAACCTGGCCCAGGGCAACCTGCTACCCGCCGGGGCACTGCGCACCGAGGGCCGCAGCACCTACGTATTTGTGGTGCAGGAGGGCAAGGCTGTACGAACCCCGGTGCGGGTCTTGGGTGATACCGGCGCCCAGGTGGCGGTGGATGGGCTGGGCAGCCAGCCGGTGATCTTCCCGGTGCCCTCGAGCCTCAGCGACGGCGATGCAGTGGAGGTGGTGCAGTGA
- a CDS encoding efflux RND transporter permease subunit — protein sequence MSQPERPNDDKPVNPVVAFFVRRFVFSTAIFLAMVLFGLISGSRVGVDLLPRFEIPVVAVTTAYPGAGPEEVEQQISRPIEDAVSTLAGLDQVASISGEGFSQVVISFEFGQDINRVATDVSQRVAAVRGQLPREAEAPVVQRFDPAASPILFIALSADGRDLREVAKYANDVLKPRLQLVSGVADVQVQGAPDRQIQVLLDPYKVAAYNLSPAQVVAAIQASALAIPAGTQSDQGQRLLFTLRNTPTTPEDVGRILVDPARGLQVSDLGVVRDAQAEPTRLTRLNGQPVIPLAVRKTPDSNAVAVAQGIKRTLQEARLPQGYQARIVGDTTTFIENTVNDTFREVLLVAAIVSFITLIFLGKLNSVFSVVLAIPITMSGALIVFGLLGFTFNIISLLALIVAVGIVVDDSIVLSENIERYRRMGYDNLQAVLKGSTEVLSAVSAATLSLLAVFLPISFLPGIIGEFFRQFGIVLAAAIAVSWLEALFFLTVRLAYFPDPEPPTWRQLGQRLLGLGQDLRWGLRLHIYRQPDLSTARRWFNILITPLTLLLAPVRWLFSVVFGLAGAIAGSLHGASEGVFLALREFYARSLAAALKRSGLVLLVGLGFFLSIGYVAPRIPFNFTPKNDNGQINIDLALSKGTALSETDALSRRLESWLLTRSEVRAVLNTVGSSQNILGAGNPERARIVVELVPRDERPDVYSLLPIYREALQGLLEDRPEAELRVTVPEGGPGGAADLQFTLTAPNPTLLAEKNRQVLEVMRSLPYLIDVRSSLEETATERVLVPNPSKLIGTGLTPNDLAQALRIYNAGTEAGNVRSGGDDIPIVVRADPRFVPDQSSLLSLPVAAPALRSTLPIGSLGQFENRQTPAQLSRTNQAFSAGINANRAPDSEIGTFQLANLVQQELEKAGVFTDGVRLETQGSTAFVGDLARSAPIAFGLALLLNFLVISSQFNTFRYPVYLLLPVPLALVGAFWFLYFFRSGLDVVSVLGVVILIGLVTKNAILLLDFAVREARERSLYDALVEAGRLRLRPILMTTLTVLMISIPLIAAAGEGSEFRRPLGIIILGGVSVSMLLTLYVVPAAFYLFERRRYEKLREEQRLAASPAIGD from the coding sequence ATGAGCCAGCCAGAACGCCCGAATGATGACAAACCTGTCAACCCAGTAGTCGCCTTTTTTGTCCGGCGCTTTGTCTTCTCCACCGCCATCTTTTTGGCGATGGTGCTCTTTGGTCTGATCTCCGGCAGCCGGGTGGGGGTGGACTTGCTGCCCCGCTTCGAAATTCCGGTGGTGGCCGTGACCACCGCCTACCCGGGGGCCGGGCCTGAAGAGGTCGAGCAGCAGATTAGCCGCCCCATTGAGGATGCCGTCTCCACCCTGGCGGGCCTCGATCAGGTGGCCTCCATCTCCGGCGAGGGCTTCTCACAGGTGGTGATTTCCTTTGAGTTCGGCCAGGACATCAACCGGGTGGCCACCGATGTCTCACAGCGCGTGGCGGCGGTGCGCGGGCAGCTACCGCGTGAGGCCGAAGCCCCGGTGGTGCAGCGTTTTGACCCCGCGGCTTCGCCGATTCTTTTTATCGCCCTATCGGCCGATGGGCGCGATCTGCGGGAGGTGGCTAAGTACGCCAACGACGTGCTCAAGCCCCGCTTGCAGCTCGTTTCCGGAGTGGCCGATGTGCAGGTGCAGGGTGCTCCCGACCGGCAGATACAGGTGCTGCTCGATCCTTACAAGGTGGCTGCCTACAACCTATCCCCGGCCCAGGTGGTGGCCGCCATCCAGGCCTCGGCCCTGGCCATTCCCGCTGGAACCCAGAGCGACCAGGGGCAGCGCCTGCTCTTCACCCTGCGCAATACGCCCACCACCCCCGAGGACGTCGGGCGGATTCTGGTTGACCCGGCCCGCGGCCTCCAGGTGAGCGACCTGGGGGTGGTGCGGGATGCCCAGGCCGAGCCCACCCGGCTGACCCGGCTCAACGGCCAGCCCGTGATTCCGCTGGCCGTGCGCAAAACCCCTGACTCCAACGCGGTGGCGGTGGCCCAGGGCATCAAGCGCACCCTGCAAGAGGCCCGGCTGCCCCAGGGGTATCAGGCCCGCATTGTGGGCGACACCACCACCTTCATCGAAAATACCGTCAACGACACCTTCCGCGAGGTGTTGCTGGTGGCCGCCATCGTCTCGTTTATCACCCTGATCTTCCTGGGCAAGCTCAACTCGGTCTTCAGTGTGGTGCTGGCCATCCCCATCACCATGTCGGGGGCGCTGATTGTATTTGGCCTGCTGGGCTTTACCTTCAACATCATCAGCCTGCTGGCCCTTATTGTGGCGGTGGGCATTGTGGTGGACGACTCCATCGTGCTCTCGGAGAACATCGAGCGCTACCGCCGCATGGGCTACGACAACCTGCAGGCGGTGCTCAAGGGCTCCACCGAGGTGCTGTCGGCGGTCTCGGCGGCCACCCTCTCGCTTTTGGCGGTGTTTTTGCCCATCAGTTTTTTGCCGGGAATCATCGGTGAGTTCTTCCGTCAGTTCGGCATTGTGCTGGCGGCGGCCATTGCGGTGAGCTGGCTCGAGGCCCTCTTCTTCCTCACGGTGCGCCTGGCCTACTTTCCCGACCCCGAACCCCCCACCTGGCGCCAGCTCGGCCAGCGCTTGCTGGGTCTGGGCCAGGACTTGCGCTGGGGGCTGCGGCTGCACATCTACCGCCAGCCCGACCTCAGCACCGCGCGCCGCTGGTTCAATATCCTGATAACCCCCCTGACCCTCCTGCTGGCCCCGGTGCGCTGGCTGTTTTCGGTGGTTTTTGGCCTGGCCGGCGCCATCGCGGGCAGTCTGCATGGGGCGTCGGAGGGGGTTTTCCTGGCCTTAAGGGAGTTTTACGCGCGCAGTCTGGCCGCGGCGCTTAAGCGGAGCGGCCTGGTGCTGCTGGTGGGGCTGGGCTTTTTCCTGAGCATCGGCTATGTGGCCCCCAGAATTCCCTTCAACTTCACCCCCAAAAACGACAACGGGCAGATCAACATCGACCTGGCGCTCTCCAAAGGCACCGCCCTGTCGGAAACCGATGCCCTTTCGCGCCGCCTGGAGTCCTGGTTGCTGACCCGCTCCGAGGTGCGGGCGGTGCTCAACACGGTGGGTAGCTCGCAGAACATCCTGGGGGCGGGCAACCCCGAGCGGGCCCGCATCGTGGTGGAGCTGGTGCCCAGAGACGAGCGGCCGGATGTGTACAGCCTGCTGCCCATCTACCGGGAGGCCTTGCAGGGCCTGCTCGAGGATCGCCCCGAGGCCGAGCTGCGCGTGACGGTGCCGGAAGGGGGGCCGGGTGGGGCGGCCGACCTGCAGTTTACCCTGACCGCACCCAACCCCACCCTGTTGGCCGAGAAGAACCGCCAGGTGCTCGAGGTCATGCGCAGCCTGCCTTACCTGATTGACGTGCGCAGCAGCCTCGAGGAGACCGCGACCGAGCGGGTGCTGGTGCCCAACCCCAGCAAGCTTATTGGCACCGGCCTCACCCCCAACGACCTGGCCCAGGCCCTGCGCATCTACAACGCCGGTACCGAGGCGGGCAATGTGCGCTCGGGTGGCGACGATATTCCCATCGTAGTGCGGGCCGATCCCCGCTTCGTGCCCGACCAGTCCAGTCTGCTTTCGCTGCCGGTAGCCGCACCCGCCTTGCGGAGCACCCTGCCCATCGGCAGCCTGGGGCAGTTTGAGAACCGCCAGACCCCCGCCCAGCTCTCGCGCACCAACCAGGCCTTCTCGGCGGGTATCAACGCCAACCGGGCGCCCGACTCGGAGATTGGCACCTTCCAGCTTGCCAACCTGGTGCAGCAGGAGCTGGAGAAGGCCGGGGTCTTTACCGATGGGGTGCGGCTGGAAACCCAGGGCTCTACCGCTTTTGTGGGCGACCTGGCCCGCAGCGCGCCCATCGCTTTTGGCCTGGCTTTGCTGCTCAACTTCCTGGTGATCTCGAGCCAGTTCAACACCTTCCGCTACCCCGTGTACCTGCTGCTCCCGGTACCGCTGGCCCTGGTGGGGGCTTTCTGGTTCCTGTACTTCTTCCGGAGCGGTCTGGATGTGGTTTCGGTGCTGGGGGTGGTGATTTTGATCGGCCTGGTTACCAAGAACGCCATCCTGCTGCTCGACTTTGCGGTGCGTGAGGCCCGTGAAAGGTCGCTGTACGACGCACTGGTCGAGGCTGGGCGGCTGCGCCTGCGCCCCATCCTGATGACCACCCTCACGGTGCTGATGATCTCCATTCCCCTCATCGCCGCGGCCGGCGAAGGCTCGGAGTTCCGCCGTCCGCTGGGTATTATCATCCTGGGTGGGGTTTCGGTTTCCATGCTGTTGACGCTCTATGTGGTGCCGGCAGCCTTCTATCTATTCGAGCGGCGGCGCTACGAAAAACTGCGCGAGGAGCAGCGGCTTGCCGCCAGTCCGGCCATCGGTGACTAA
- a CDS encoding alpha/beta hydrolase: MNKYRVFWLVFLGGLLLFAAAIVWYTRRALAPYPPAQVALEALVSDNQVLVQDRPYGWVFIPQGAAKGGLAFYPGGLVEPQAYAPVLRRIAANGYRVALLRVRFNLAVTEQGKARQAMAEAPQLPWAVGGHSLGGVVASNFAQSNPGAQALVMWAAYPQNDLSDKATPTLALFGERDGVIRKEQLEASLSKFPKNTQTETIPGLNHAGFGAYGPQRGDQPATIPAEEGWNRVARSTVDFLNRSLVGP; encoded by the coding sequence ATGAACAAATACCGTGTCTTTTGGCTGGTTTTTTTGGGCGGACTGCTGCTTTTTGCCGCTGCTATAGTCTGGTACACCCGGCGCGCCCTGGCCCCCTATCCGCCTGCGCAGGTGGCGCTCGAGGCCCTGGTCTCGGATAACCAGGTTCTGGTGCAGGACAGGCCCTATGGCTGGGTGTTTATTCCCCAGGGGGCTGCCAAAGGTGGTCTGGCTTTTTACCCAGGGGGGCTGGTCGAGCCCCAGGCCTACGCCCCGGTTTTGCGCAGGATTGCGGCCAATGGCTATCGGGTGGCCCTGCTGCGGGTGCGTTTTAATCTGGCCGTCACCGAGCAGGGCAAGGCCCGCCAGGCCATGGCCGAGGCCCCCCAGCTCCCCTGGGCGGTGGGCGGACATAGTTTGGGTGGGGTGGTGGCCTCCAACTTTGCCCAGAGCAATCCGGGGGCCCAGGCGCTGGTGATGTGGGCGGCGTATCCCCAAAACGACCTTTCGGATAAGGCGACACCCACCCTGGCCTTGTTTGGTGAGCGCGACGGGGTTATTCGAAAGGAGCAGCTCGAGGCCAGCCTGTCCAAGTTTCCCAAGAATACCCAAACTGAGACCATCCCCGGCCTCAACCATGCCGGTTTTGGAGCTTACGGCCCCCAGCGGGGGGATCAACCGGCCACCATTCCGGCCGAAGAGGGGTGGAACCGGGTGGCCCGGAGCACCGTGGACTTCCTCAATCGGTCTCTGGTCGGCCCCTGA
- the gatA gene encoding Asp-tRNA(Asn)/Glu-tRNA(Gln) amidotransferase subunit GatA: MLAHEIVKNIQSGQVSPQEVVSASLQRIAQLEPRLHALIRLNPQAEQEAALVEQRLARGEPLPLAGVPVVLKDNICTQGLTTTCGSRMLADFVPPYSATVVEKLRQAGAVVVAKANMDEFAMGSSTEYSAFGPTRNPWDTERVPGGTSGGSAAAVAAGMVPLALGTDTGGSVRQPAALCGVYGFKPTYGRISRYGVVATASSLDQVGTMARTVQDLALLSDVVSGYDPMDSTSLEVQPQFAAALQASSRGLTIGLVKEALTVGNSAGVLEALERFRSVMEAQGVRFVEVSLPSLEYALAAYYIVNTAEISSNLARYDGTLYGLRVPGDDSTTTMMQSREHGFGPEVQRRILMGTFVLSSGYYEAYYGKALRARARIKADFDRAFSEADLLLTPTSPFPAFRLGEKTTDPLSMYLADIDTVAVNLAGLPAMSIPAGFEGHLPVGLQLIGKALHDEQIFAAANAFEQATERAFARAAI, translated from the coding sequence ATGCTGGCACACGAAATTGTGAAAAATATCCAGTCGGGCCAGGTTTCACCCCAAGAGGTGGTGTCTGCATCTTTGCAGCGGATCGCACAGCTCGAGCCCCGGCTCCATGCCCTGATCCGCCTGAATCCCCAGGCCGAGCAAGAAGCCGCCTTGGTTGAGCAGCGGCTCGCCCGCGGTGAGCCCCTACCCCTGGCTGGGGTTCCGGTTGTACTGAAAGACAACATCTGCACCCAGGGCCTGACGACGACCTGTGGCTCCAGGATGCTGGCTGATTTTGTGCCGCCGTACAGCGCGACCGTGGTGGAAAAACTGCGCCAGGCCGGGGCGGTGGTGGTGGCCAAGGCCAACATGGACGAGTTCGCCATGGGCTCTTCCACCGAGTACTCGGCCTTCGGCCCTACCCGCAACCCCTGGGACACCGAACGGGTTCCTGGGGGCACCTCGGGGGGCTCAGCGGCCGCGGTGGCAGCCGGCATGGTTCCGTTGGCGCTCGGCACTGATACCGGCGGGAGCGTGCGCCAGCCGGCTGCGCTGTGCGGGGTGTATGGCTTTAAACCCACCTATGGCCGCATCTCACGCTACGGGGTGGTGGCCACAGCCAGCAGCCTCGATCAGGTGGGTACGATGGCCCGCACGGTGCAGGATCTGGCCTTGCTGAGCGATGTGGTAAGCGGTTACGATCCCATGGACAGCACCAGCCTGGAGGTACAGCCGCAGTTTGCGGCCGCCTTACAGGCCTCGAGCCGGGGCCTCACCATTGGCCTGGTCAAAGAAGCCCTGACCGTGGGCAATTCCGCGGGCGTGCTGGAAGCGCTCGAGCGTTTCCGGTCGGTTATGGAAGCCCAGGGGGTGCGCTTTGTGGAGGTGAGCCTGCCCTCCCTGGAATACGCCCTGGCCGCCTACTACATCGTCAACACGGCGGAAATCAGCTCGAACCTTGCGCGCTACGACGGAACCCTGTACGGCCTGCGGGTGCCTGGCGATGACAGCACCACCACCATGATGCAAAGCCGCGAACACGGCTTTGGCCCGGAGGTGCAGCGGCGCATCCTGATGGGTACTTTTGTGCTCTCCTCGGGCTACTACGAGGCCTATTACGGTAAGGCCTTGCGGGCCCGGGCCAGGATCAAGGCCGACTTCGACCGGGCCTTTAGCGAAGCCGACCTGCTGCTGACCCCCACCAGCCCATTCCCAGCCTTCCGCTTGGGCGAAAAAACCACCGATCCCCTCTCGATGTACCTTGCCGACATCGATACCGTGGCTGTCAACCTGGCTGGACTGCCGGCCATGAGCATCCCGGCGGGCTTTGAAGGTCACCTACCGGTGGGGCTGCAGCTTATTGGCAAGGCCCTGCACGACGAGCAGATATTTGCAGCAGCCAACGCTTTTGAACAGGCCACCGAGCGGGCCTTCGCCCGCGCGGCTATATAA
- a CDS encoding 3'-5' exonuclease yields the protein MSPTHYRLSTRLVRHLRSAGCHLPERLLAEQVLALQGWPKGAWLNDLIGNLLDGRFERLGAGVGLWEWKYSFPAQGEAVVVLDIETTGLSPTDHEIIELALIRLENGRRTVFERLVNPGVLIPPFISRLTGIRSQDVRDAADIYTVLEEAWPLLDNATLIIQNASFDLGFLQPRFKRLGYRLDNPVVDTIHWARKALPGLTKRGLDSLAWAFDLGPIPARHRAMGDVETTLQVAHEMYYMLTAGHPAPTSQLAFMAR from the coding sequence ATGAGTCCCACCCACTACCGCCTTTCAACCCGACTCGTCCGTCACCTGCGCAGCGCCGGCTGCCACCTTCCTGAGCGCTTGCTGGCCGAGCAGGTGCTGGCTTTGCAGGGCTGGCCCAAAGGCGCCTGGCTCAACGACCTGATCGGCAACCTGCTGGATGGGCGTTTTGAACGCCTAGGCGCCGGGGTGGGCCTGTGGGAGTGGAAGTACAGTTTTCCTGCCCAGGGCGAAGCGGTGGTGGTGCTGGATATTGAGACCACTGGCCTATCGCCCACAGACCACGAAATTATCGAGCTGGCCCTGATTCGCCTCGAGAACGGCCGCCGCACCGTGTTTGAGCGACTGGTCAATCCCGGCGTGCTGATTCCGCCTTTTATCAGCCGACTGACCGGCATCCGCAGCCAGGATGTGCGGGATGCGGCCGATATCTACACGGTGCTGGAGGAAGCTTGGCCCCTGCTGGATAACGCCACCCTGATCATCCAGAACGCCAGCTTCGACCTGGGTTTTTTGCAACCGCGCTTCAAGCGTCTGGGTTATCGCCTGGATAATCCGGTGGTGGACACGATACACTGGGCCCGTAAGGCCCTGCCAGGGCTGACCAAGCGGGGTTTGGATTCCCTGGCCTGGGCCTTCGACCTGGGGCCAATTCCCGCCCGCCATCGTGCGATGGGCGACGTGGAGACCACCCTTCAGGTGGCCCATGAAATGTACTACATGCTCACCGCAGGCCATCCCGCTCCGACCAGTCAACTAGCCTTCATGGCCCGTTAG